From the genome of Metallibacterium scheffleri:
GTGCCGGGTCATCCAGGCGGCCAGTTCCGCGTCGCCGGCGGCATTGCGCTGGCGCAGCCCGTGAATCACGCCCAGGCGATTGGCTTCAGGATGGTTCTGGCTCAGCTTGAACTTGCCTTCGATGCGCTCGATCGAGACTTCGAGGCCGACGATCGCGCGCAACGACTTCTCGATGTGGTCGTCCGGCGCATCGCCGATCTTCCACGGCCGCGGCTGGCCCGCTTCATGGCGATCGGTCAAGGTTTCCAGCAGGCGACGCAGCCAGGTCGCGTCATCGATCACGCGCAGGCGGCCGCGCACCTCGACCACGGCGTAATTCCAGGTCGGCACCTCACGCCCACTGACGTGCTTGCTCGGGTACCAGTTGGGGCTCACGTAGCCTTGCGGGCCTTGGAACAGCAGCAGCACCTCGGCACCGTCGGCTTGCGCCAGTTCGTTGCCGCGCGCGACATGGCCCGACAATCGTTGCGTGCCATCCAGCTCGAACGGCACCCAGTTGGCCACGATCCCGCCCGCGCCACCCAGCAACACCGTCGCCAACGGGTAGGCGCGCAGCAAGGCATCGAGCACGTCGCGTCGATTCTCGGCAAATGCTTTCGGCAGATACATCACGGCGC
Proteins encoded in this window:
- a CDS encoding FMN-binding negative transcriptional regulator; the protein is MYLPKAFAENRRDVLDALLRAYPLATVLLGGAGGIVANWVPFELDGTQRLSGHVARGNELAQADGAEVLLLFQGPQGYVSPNWYPSKHVSGREVPTWNYAVVEVRGRLRVIDDATWLRRLLETLTDRHEAGQPRPWKIGDAPDDHIEKSLRAIVGLEVSIERIEGKFKLSQNHPEANRLGVIHGLRQRNAAGDAELAAWMTRHEAANA